A stretch of Acidobacteriota bacterium DNA encodes these proteins:
- a CDS encoding sigma-54-dependent Fis family transcriptional regulator, giving the protein MTDTASTDAKLRVLIVEDDPAQRTGLSQLVAGWGYSASSAPDGEAALAQIAQSPPDVILSDLVMPKMGGLDLLRALKQQDHNITILILTAQGTVDTAVEAIQLGAYDYVAKPIDPQRLRILLNQVSERHARQQEVTVLRRQLRDHGRFGTMIGTSVAMRQVYQLIEQAAPTGASVLITGESGTGKELVAQTLHRLSPRAPRPFVPINCAAIPEALLESELFGHEKGSFTGAITRRQGSFELADRGTVFLDEVAEMTPATQAKLLRVLQERVVRPVGGDRDRPIDIRIIAATNVSPLDAVRQGRLREDLYYRLNVFAVQLPPLRERMDDLPLLAQAFVTEFARELGKAVVGVSEAALAVLQAHRWPGNVRELRNVMERATIVARDKFIAPADLAGFGATLGGDLATAGAPSTASTAAPERSSTTGAEHSGTGAPGVLSAGMTVDEAERQFINITLAHTGGNKTKAATMLGISLKTLHNKLSREAAKPASDPL; this is encoded by the coding sequence ATGACCGACACGGCCTCCACCGACGCAAAACTCCGGGTGCTCATCGTCGAGGACGACCCCGCCCAGCGGACAGGGCTTTCGCAGCTGGTGGCCGGCTGGGGATATTCCGCCAGCAGCGCGCCCGATGGCGAAGCCGCACTGGCGCAGATCGCGCAGTCGCCGCCCGACGTCATCCTGAGCGACCTGGTCATGCCGAAGATGGGCGGCCTGGACCTGCTGCGGGCCCTGAAGCAGCAAGACCACAACATCACCATCCTGATCCTGACCGCCCAGGGCACGGTGGACACGGCCGTGGAGGCCATCCAGCTCGGCGCGTACGACTACGTCGCCAAACCCATCGACCCGCAGCGCCTGCGCATCCTGCTGAATCAGGTCTCTGAGCGCCACGCGCGGCAGCAGGAAGTGACGGTGCTGCGCCGGCAGCTGCGCGACCACGGCCGCTTCGGCACGATGATCGGCACCAGCGTGGCGATGCGCCAGGTGTATCAGTTGATTGAACAAGCCGCCCCGACCGGCGCCTCGGTGCTCATCACCGGCGAATCCGGCACCGGCAAGGAACTGGTGGCGCAGACGCTGCATCGGCTGAGCCCACGAGCGCCACGGCCGTTTGTGCCGATCAACTGCGCGGCCATTCCCGAAGCCCTGCTCGAGAGCGAACTGTTCGGCCACGAGAAGGGCTCGTTCACCGGCGCCATCACGCGTCGTCAGGGGTCTTTTGAACTCGCCGATCGCGGCACGGTGTTCCTGGATGAAGTGGCGGAAATGACACCCGCGACGCAGGCCAAGCTGCTGCGCGTGCTTCAGGAACGTGTGGTGCGCCCGGTGGGCGGGGATCGCGACCGGCCGATCGACATCCGAATCATCGCCGCCACCAACGTCTCGCCTCTTGACGCGGTGCGCCAGGGCCGGCTCCGCGAGGACTTGTACTACCGGCTCAACGTGTTCGCCGTGCAGTTGCCGCCGCTCCGCGAGCGCATGGACGACCTTCCGCTGCTCGCGCAGGCGTTCGTGACCGAATTCGCCCGCGAGTTGGGCAAGGCCGTGGTCGGCGTCTCTGAAGCCGCGCTCGCCGTGTTGCAGGCACACCGGTGGCCCGGCAACGTGCGCGAATTGCGCAACGTGATGGAGCGCGCCACCATCGTGGCGCGCGACAAGTTCATTGCACCGGCGGACCTCGCCGGATTCGGCGCCACGCTCGGTGGCGACCTCGCCACTGCGGGAGCACCATCAACGGCCAGCACCGCAGCACCAGAGCGCAGCAGCACCACCGGAGCGGAGCACAGCGGCACAGGCGCACCAGGTGTGCTCAGTGCCGGCATGACGGTGGACGAGGCCGAGCGCCA